AAGTGTTTTGCCATTCGCCCATTTATGATTTCCTTCATATACGGCATCCGTTTGCAGGCGGCTATCATCGGTTGTATCGGTCATATCAATACAAGCCTGCGGTATGTAGCCGTCAGCAAAGTAATCTGTTTCCGTATTTGTGCTATCAACAATATTGGCGGCAGACTCAGGCGCCACTTCATTCTGTGTTGATTTGTTACATGCCGCAAGTACAATCAGCGCCAATGCCGGTGTTAAATGTTTTAAACGCATAAGTGATGATTTTAGAAAATGAGTAATTTAATTTTGGTTAGTTAGATGCATCATAAACGCATTTTTGAGAAGAAAATTTTACTTTAGAGAAATAAATATAATATATAAGCATATTATTCCTCTGAAAATTATCCATTTGAAAATGCAGACCGGCATTTTAACGATGACTGGTTTTTAATATTTATTGAAATTGATAAATTGCTTTCGCCATAAATAATAAGCCATAAGTATGAAAAGATTGATTGCAGCCCTTGCCTTTATAATTTTGTTCAGCACATGCCAAAATTCAAAACCCGCGAACACAATAAAAGCCGCTACGGTTGAAGCGATATCTTTTCAAACTGAAACCATGTTCCAAATCAGCTGCGAAAAATTTGATACTTACTATGCCGATAAATGGCGCAGTAAAACTATAAACGATAAAGCCCGGCTCGACACCCTGAATAACTTGCTTGAGAGCTTGCGAAAAACCGACAACGCCTATGAACCTGACGTACGGGTAAAACTGTTACTGACTAACACTGATGGCGGCATTGATACCGTTTGCCTGGACGACAAAATAACCCGTTACAAAAATGCCAGTTATGAAACATCCGTTGAGCTGGCCAATTTTGTACAGCAGTAAGCTGCGCCATTAAATGAATGCGCGATAAATCTTCGCGGCTGTGTGAGTATTTATTTTTGTGTTTAAAATATCATTAACAACAAACGCTGCTGTTAACGCATGTTAAATTTAACACAAAGCAGTTAAACTATTGTTAAGTACCAAACATCTAAATCGATGTTGAACCAAATTTTTACACAAAATGAAAAAGTATCTATTATCAATTGCCTTGCTGGTGGCTGGTGTCATCGGCGCAAAAGCGCAGGTATCCGTTGGCGCCAAGGCAGGTATTACCTTCTCAAAAATTAATGCGGATAACCTGGATGAATCAAGTATTACGGGTTACCAGGTTGGTGGTTTCGCGCGTTTCGGTTCTGACTGGTTTTTACAACCCGAGCTATACCTGGGCAGCAGCGGCGGTAAATTTAAAAGCGACGACAATACCTACAGTGGTAAAGTACGTTTTACAACGCTGAACATTCCGGTACTGGTAGGCAAAAGCTTTGGCCAGGAAGATTTGAACTTTCACTTAGCTGCAGGCCCTATTTACTCGGCTATTTTAAGCGACAGCCGCAGCTTTGGCGACAATGTAAACGAGGCTTTCCGTAACTACAAAAGCAGCACCCTTGGTTTCCAGGCCGGTGGCGGTGTTGACGTGGGCAACATTACTGTTGACCTGCGTTACGAAGGCGGTTTAAGCAAAGTAAGCAATTACTTTGATCAGCGCCAGAGCCTTTGGGCATTAAGCGTTGGCTTTAAATTCTTTTAACAATCAACACCTAAACAAGAAGTGCCGAAATGTAAAACATTTCGGCACTTCTTGTTTTAATCATCTTATAACTATTGTACTCCCCACTGCTTGTTAGGTTTAGGCCCCATCTCCAGTTCAAGTGTGCCACCGCTAACAAGGTCAGCATGTGTAAACCACGGTGTGTTTAGCGCCTTTCCGTTTAATTTAGCGCTCTGTATATATTTGTTTTCAACTGAGGCATTGTTGGCAATCAGCCTGAATTTTTTTCCGTTCGGCAAATCAACCGTAACGTTTTCAAACATCGGGCTGCCAATAGTATAAACCGGTTTACCGGGCGTAACCGGGTAAAAACCCATTGACGAAAATACAACAAAAGCCGTCATCCCACCGCCGTCCTCATCGCCCGGGATACCGAAAATATTATCCTTGTACCATACATCAAGCAAAAAGCGGATACGTTTCTGTGTTTTCCATGGCGCATCAGTAAAATTATACAGGTATGGTATGTGGAAGCTCGGCTCGTTACCCATCGAAAACTGGCCTACTATACCGGTAAAATCCGGGAACTTAGCCTGCAGCTCATACTTGCTGCGGCCCAAACCCTCACGGAAAAGCTGATCTAAACGGGCTTCGAACTTTTCTTTACCTCCCATCAGACTTACTAATCCGGGTACATCATGCTGTACCTGCCATTGGTAGGTCCAGCCGTTGTTCTCGTCATAATAATCGCGCCCCCCCATACCACCATCAAACTTAGGATCGATATTGATGAACTTGCCCTTGTCATCCTTGGGCATAAACAGCATATCCTTATCGCTCCACAGCTTTTTGTAGTTATCGGCACGCTTGATAAACAGGTTATAATCGGCTGT
This Mucilaginibacter defluvii DNA region includes the following protein-coding sequences:
- a CDS encoding porin family protein, encoding MKKYLLSIALLVAGVIGAKAQVSVGAKAGITFSKINADNLDESSITGYQVGGFARFGSDWFLQPELYLGSSGGKFKSDDNTYSGKVRFTTLNIPVLVGKSFGQEDLNFHLAAGPIYSAILSDSRSFGDNVNEAFRNYKSSTLGFQAGGGVDVGNITVDLRYEGGLSKVSNYFDQRQSLWALSVGFKFF